A portion of the Francisella uliginis genome contains these proteins:
- the infB gene encoding translation initiation factor IF-2, with product MADITVGQLAQQTNKDVDTLLKQLNSFGISKSNEKDTLTSDEMKTLLAKINSVKSSSARKKVTTMKLDGKHKINVSVKRKRRVAKKVEDVKPVVSDNNVQVSEQPVKDTQSVVSEVKKEQASVPVEEKVEKEIEAVAQETKKAAVKSSGFKITSMPEVAPKPSNQDEDASKTETASKQPKKKPAKKAFSDSNTSNTKYKREEEEKRSKAKKASGKGFKKANPRQLSQLTGDLDSFDEFGSRKGKLKSSKVKRQEFTKPVENTVKTVEIYEGITVSDLAQKMAVKGAEVVKILFNMGVMATINQSLDQDTAILIVEEMGNKYTLHNENALEEAVTTVDRSGHEQISRAPVVTIMGHVDHGKTSLLDYIRNARVVDGEAGGITQHIGAYSVKTKKGSLTFLDTPGHEAFTSMRARGAKSTDIVILVVAADDGVMPQTEEAIQHAKAAGVPIVVAVNKIDKPEADPDKVIGELAQRNVIPESWGGDVMFANVSAKTGEGVPDLLDAVLLQSEVLELEAFADGNAEGVIVESRLEKGRGPVATVLIQNGRLNQGDIILCGKEYGRVRAMYNDLGGQINVAGPSTPVEILGLSGVPAAGDEMIVVESDKKAKEVATQRAQKQKEAKIAQEQALKLSNMFNNMGKEGEQQILKIILKGDVQGSVEAIRESLNKLSTEEVKVDIIASGIGAITSSDVTLAVASTAVIVGFNVRADGAAKKLAESDGVELRYYNIIYDLIDDVKKAMTGLLSPEMKEQIIGIAEVREVYRSSKFGSIAGCMVTEGTVKRTNPIRVLRDNVVIYEGSLESLKRFKDDATEVKKGMECGIGVKNYNDVRAGDQIEVFEVIEVAKEL from the coding sequence ATGGCAGATATTACAGTTGGGCAGTTAGCACAACAAACTAACAAAGATGTAGATACATTACTAAAACAACTTAATTCTTTTGGTATATCTAAATCTAATGAAAAAGATACACTTACATCTGATGAGATGAAAACACTTTTAGCAAAAATTAACAGTGTAAAAAGCTCATCAGCTAGAAAAAAAGTAACAACTATGAAGCTTGATGGTAAGCATAAAATAAATGTTTCGGTTAAACGTAAGAGACGTGTTGCTAAAAAGGTCGAAGATGTTAAGCCAGTTGTTTCAGATAATAACGTACAAGTTTCAGAGCAGCCTGTTAAAGATACTCAGTCAGTTGTGAGTGAGGTCAAAAAAGAACAGGCATCAGTTCCTGTAGAGGAGAAAGTTGAAAAAGAAATTGAAGCTGTTGCACAAGAGACTAAAAAGGCAGCTGTAAAAAGCAGTGGTTTTAAGATAACTTCAATGCCTGAAGTCGCTCCAAAACCAAGTAATCAAGATGAAGATGCTTCTAAAACAGAGACTGCTAGTAAACAACCAAAGAAAAAGCCTGCAAAGAAAGCTTTTTCTGACTCAAATACTAGTAACACTAAGTACAAGAGAGAAGAAGAAGAAAAGCGCTCAAAAGCTAAGAAAGCTAGTGGCAAAGGCTTTAAAAAGGCTAATCCTAGACAGCTATCTCAACTTACTGGTGATTTAGATTCATTTGATGAGTTTGGCTCTAGAAAAGGTAAGCTTAAATCTTCAAAGGTTAAGAGACAAGAATTTACAAAGCCTGTTGAAAATACAGTGAAAACTGTCGAAATATATGAAGGAATCACTGTTAGTGATTTGGCACAGAAAATGGCTGTTAAAGGTGCTGAAGTTGTTAAAATTCTGTTTAATATGGGTGTGATGGCGACTATTAACCAGTCATTAGATCAAGATACAGCGATCTTAATAGTTGAAGAAATGGGTAATAAATATACTCTACATAATGAAAACGCTTTAGAAGAAGCTGTTACAACAGTTGATAGAAGTGGTCATGAGCAAATTTCAAGGGCACCAGTAGTTACTATTATGGGTCATGTTGACCATGGTAAGACATCTTTACTTGATTATATTCGTAATGCTAGAGTAGTTGATGGTGAAGCAGGTGGTATAACACAGCATATTGGTGCATATTCTGTAAAAACTAAGAAAGGATCTTTGACATTCTTAGATACTCCAGGGCATGAAGCATTTACGTCTATGCGTGCTAGAGGTGCTAAAAGTACAGATATCGTAATTCTAGTAGTAGCTGCAGATGATGGTGTAATGCCACAAACTGAAGAAGCTATTCAGCATGCTAAAGCTGCGGGAGTGCCGATAGTAGTAGCTGTAAATAAGATAGATAAGCCTGAGGCTGATCCAGACAAAGTAATTGGAGAGTTAGCACAGAGAAACGTTATTCCAGAATCTTGGGGTGGTGATGTAATGTTTGCTAATGTTTCTGCAAAAACAGGCGAAGGTGTACCTGATCTTCTAGATGCTGTATTGTTACAGTCTGAGGTTCTTGAATTAGAAGCTTTCGCTGATGGTAATGCAGAGGGTGTTATAGTTGAGTCTCGTTTAGAAAAAGGCCGTGGCCCAGTTGCAACAGTGCTTATCCAAAATGGTAGACTTAATCAAGGCGACATTATTCTTTGTGGTAAAGAGTATGGTCGTGTAAGAGCTATGTATAATGATCTTGGTGGTCAAATCAATGTAGCTGGCCCCTCTACGCCAGTTGAGATACTTGGTCTTTCAGGTGTTCCAGCAGCTGGTGATGAGATGATTGTTGTTGAAAGTGATAAGAAAGCAAAAGAAGTTGCAACTCAAAGAGCTCAAAAGCAAAAAGAAGCTAAAATTGCTCAAGAGCAAGCTCTTAAACTATCTAACATGTTCAATAACATGGGTAAAGAAGGTGAGCAACAAATTCTTAAGATTATTCTTAAGGGTGACGTTCAGGGTTCTGTAGAAGCTATTAGAGAGTCATTAAATAAACTTTCAACTGAAGAAGTTAAAGTTGATATTATCGCTAGTGGTATCGGTGCAATTACATCGTCAGATGTTACTTTAGCAGTTGCATCAACTGCTGTGATCGTTGGTTTTAATGTTCGTGCTGATGGCGCTGCTAAGAAGCTAGCTGAGAGTGATGGTGTTGAGCTTCGTTACTATAATATTATCTATGATTTAATAGATGATGTTAAAAAAGCGATGACAGGCTTATTATCTCCAGAGATGAAAGAGCAAATTATTGGTATTGCTGAGGTTAGAGAGGTTTATAGATCATCTAAGTTTGGCTCAATTGCTGGATGTATGGTTACTGAAGGAACAGTTAAGAGAACTAATCCTATACGTGTACTAAGAGATAATGTTGTTATTTATGAAGGAAGCCTTGAGTCACTGAAAAGATTCAAAGATGATGCTACAGAAGTCAAAAAAGGTATGGAATGTGGTATCGGTGTGAAAAATTATAATGATGTTCGCGCAGGTGATCAGATAGAAGTATTTGAGGTTATCGAAGTAGCTAAGGAGTTATAG
- the rimP gene encoding ribosome maturation factor RimP gives MLLDDLYDIVEPITADLGYILWGIEVVGSGKVTIRIFIDHEDGVSVDDCQTVSREVSAIFDVEDPVSGKYVLEVSSPGMNRQIFNITQAQALIGFNVKAVTLAPVESQTKFKGLLKEVNGNNVILELENNKEVSFDFDELKRLRVSPDFS, from the coding sequence ATGTTACTAGATGATTTATATGATATAGTAGAACCCATCACAGCTGACTTAGGCTATATTTTGTGGGGAATTGAAGTTGTAGGAAGTGGTAAGGTTACTATACGTATCTTTATTGATCATGAGGATGGTGTTTCTGTTGATGATTGTCAAACTGTCAGTAGAGAAGTTAGTGCAATCTTTGATGTTGAAGATCCTGTGTCTGGGAAATATGTCTTAGAGGTATCTTCTCCAGGGATGAATCGCCAAATTTTTAATATAACTCAAGCACAAGCATTGATAGGTTTCAATGTAAAAGCTGTTACTTTAGCACCTGTTGAGTCACAAACAAAGTTCAAGGGTTTGCTAAAAGAAGTTAATGGTAATAATGTTATTCTAGAGCTAGAGAATAACAAAGAGGTGAGCTTTGATTTTGATGAGCTTAAAAGACTAAGAGTATCACCGGATTTTAGTTAG
- the nusA gene encoding transcription termination factor NusA, producing MSKELLLVLETVANEKDISKDLLFEAMEEALAIVTKKELDEQMNIEVTIDRVTGDFTADRVWHIVSENEDLIDYSKELYEDVAQEKGYDVKAGDVIREPVEVDGYGRIAATMAKQILMKKIKNFEKEKTAKIYQEKIGDIVYGEVKRATYEILIIDLGNNAEGILPKKDLIARERFRVGDKIRACVETVEQDEFGKPNTVMLSRASDTMLKALFKLEVPEVEEELINVVNVVREPGFRSKVTVKSNDQRIDPCGACVGVRGSRIHSIMSELNGEKVDVILWDEDTVQYAINSLSPVDSEDILEVNVDEESSAMDIVVKQESLSKAIGKNGVNVRLASALIGWRINVLSDTEQEEKQMSIVEKFVEVLDIDHDFALVLIEEGIETLEDLAYLDRDELLEIEGFDEDVVDELQERAKAAVLSKALGDGEPAEDLLNMQGMSQELANQLAQNNIVTMENLAELSVDELLDIVAMDEKQATDLIMQARAPWFE from the coding sequence ATGAGCAAAGAATTATTGTTAGTATTAGAAACTGTAGCTAATGAAAAAGATATTTCAAAAGATCTTTTGTTTGAGGCTATGGAAGAGGCTTTGGCTATTGTAACTAAAAAAGAGCTTGATGAGCAAATGAATATCGAAGTTACTATTGATAGAGTGACAGGTGATTTTACAGCTGATAGAGTTTGGCATATTGTTTCTGAAAATGAAGACTTAATAGACTACTCAAAAGAGTTATATGAAGATGTTGCTCAAGAAAAAGGCTATGATGTTAAAGCTGGCGATGTAATTCGTGAGCCTGTAGAAGTCGATGGATATGGTCGTATAGCTGCAACTATGGCTAAGCAGATCTTAATGAAAAAAATCAAAAACTTCGAGAAAGAAAAGACAGCAAAAATTTATCAAGAGAAGATTGGCGATATTGTTTATGGTGAAGTTAAAAGAGCTACATATGAAATATTGATTATTGATCTTGGTAACAATGCTGAAGGTATCTTACCTAAGAAAGATCTTATAGCTAGAGAAAGATTCCGTGTGGGCGACAAGATTAGGGCGTGTGTAGAAACTGTTGAGCAGGATGAATTTGGTAAGCCTAATACTGTGATGCTAAGCAGAGCAAGCGATACAATGTTAAAAGCATTATTTAAGTTAGAAGTTCCTGAAGTTGAAGAGGAGCTTATAAATGTAGTAAATGTTGTTCGTGAGCCAGGATTTAGATCTAAAGTTACAGTTAAAAGTAATGATCAAAGAATTGATCCTTGTGGTGCGTGTGTGGGAGTGAGAGGTTCAAGGATTCATTCAATCATGAGTGAACTAAATGGTGAAAAAGTTGATGTTATACTTTGGGATGAAGATACTGTGCAATATGCAATTAATTCTTTATCTCCGGTAGATTCTGAGGATATCTTGGAAGTTAATGTTGATGAAGAGTCAAGCGCTATGGATATCGTTGTTAAACAAGAAAGCCTATCTAAAGCTATTGGTAAAAATGGTGTTAATGTAAGGTTAGCTAGTGCTCTTATTGGTTGGAGAATAAATGTCTTATCAGATACTGAGCAAGAAGAAAAACAAATGTCTATAGTAGAAAAATTTGTTGAAGTTTTAGATATAGATCATGATTTTGCTTTAGTGTTGATAGAAGAAGGTATTGAAACTCTAGAAGATTTAGCTTATTTAGATAGAGATGAGCTTCTAGAAATCGAAGGCTTTGATGAAGATGTTGTTGATGAACTTCAAGAAAGAGCTAAGGCTGCTGTTTTATCAAAAGCTTTAGGAGATGGAGAGCCTGCAGAAGACCTGCTTAATATGCAGGGTATGAGTCAAGAATTAGCAAATCAATTAGCTCAGAACAATATAGTTACTATGGAAAATTTAGCAGAATTATCAGTTGATGAGTTGCTTGATATTGTAGCTATGGATGAGAAACAAGCAACAGATTTAATTATGCAAGCAAGAGCTCCTTGGTTTGAGTAA